A single window of Candidatus Poribacteria bacterium DNA harbors:
- a CDS encoding type II secretion system F family protein has protein sequence MPRFAYEATTAAGQVMHGTMDATSPSDLIARLRGMGYFPTHIEEAAPEVKRRLRLGTGIRAKEIEFFTLQMATLVNAGVQIDRALRVCGEQMPNPYLRQVVEQIRYDVEHGSSFADALGRHPKLFSPLYVNMVEAGQAGGVLGVVLQRLADFTKQQRELRDSVTSALIYPMILLGFVGLIIVALTFFVIPRFVVMFQDVGVALPIYTRLLIGGVDFVRSPYGVAWVWSGIPLPGVLLTILVIAAVSARQYSRTEAGKRVFDRLRMKLPLAGNVVRNFALVRLMQTMSTLMENGVTLLPALRIAKDTVGSVSYEEALGVAASEIERGSNLSGPLSESGLFPPIVTDMLAIGEESGEPEQMLARLAEYYDREIKRSLERMVAALGPLLILFMAGIVVFIALAIVLPIFNLSQMLR, from the coding sequence ATGCCACGATTCGCGTATGAAGCCACGACCGCAGCCGGTCAAGTCATGCACGGCACGATGGACGCGACGTCGCCGTCGGACCTGATCGCGCGGCTACGCGGAATGGGGTACTTCCCCACCCACATCGAGGAGGCGGCTCCGGAGGTCAAGCGCCGTCTTCGGTTGGGCACCGGCATCCGCGCCAAGGAGATCGAGTTCTTCACGCTGCAGATGGCGACTCTGGTCAACGCAGGCGTCCAGATCGACCGCGCCCTTCGCGTCTGCGGCGAGCAGATGCCGAATCCGTATCTGCGGCAGGTCGTCGAGCAGATTCGATATGACGTCGAGCACGGGAGCAGCTTCGCCGACGCGTTGGGCAGGCATCCCAAGCTGTTCTCCCCGCTCTACGTGAACATGGTGGAGGCGGGACAGGCAGGCGGCGTGCTGGGCGTCGTCCTTCAGCGATTGGCGGACTTCACGAAGCAGCAGCGAGAGCTCCGCGACTCCGTGACCTCCGCGCTGATCTACCCGATGATTCTGCTCGGGTTCGTCGGGCTCATCATCGTCGCGCTGACGTTCTTCGTGATTCCTCGGTTCGTCGTCATGTTCCAGGATGTCGGCGTCGCCTTACCGATCTACACGCGACTCCTGATCGGGGGCGTCGATTTCGTCAGGTCGCCCTACGGCGTCGCCTGGGTCTGGAGCGGGATCCCGTTGCCCGGCGTCCTGCTGACGATACTCGTGATCGCTGCAGTGTCCGCGCGCCAATACTCCCGGACGGAAGCCGGCAAGCGCGTCTTCGACCGATTGCGCATGAAGCTCCCGCTCGCCGGCAACGTCGTCCGCAACTTCGCGCTGGTGCGGCTCATGCAGACGATGAGCACGCTCATGGAGAACGGAGTGACGCTGCTTCCAGCGCTGCGGATCGCGAAGGACACCGTGGGGAGCGTCTCCTACGAAGAGGCCCTCGGCGTCGCAGCGTCGGAGATCGAGCGTGGGTCGAATCTTTCCGGTCCATTGTCGGAGAGCGGGCTCTTCCCTCCCATCGTCACGGACATGCTCGCCATCGGCGAAGAGTCCGGGGAACCGGAGCAGATGCTCGCGCGCCTGGCGGAATACTACGACCGAGAGATCAAACGCTCGCTCGAACGCATGGTGGCGGCATTGGGTCCCCTCCTGATCCTGTTCATGGCGGGGATCGTCGTGTTCATCGCATTGGCGATCGTGTTACCGATCTTCAACCTGTCCCAGATGCTTCGCTAA